The Phacochoerus africanus isolate WHEZ1 chromosome 15, ROS_Pafr_v1, whole genome shotgun sequence genome has a segment encoding these proteins:
- the C15H22orf15 gene encoding uncharacterized protein C22orf15 homolog, translating to MFVTVMFGGREGCWEDQQRVPRQRYQPCPDSLCALPVTIALLAEDGHLVNLGEGLEEGPSPVPSLASILLQERGTYVLVQIIKGEAGAPTRYESLLENLDDWCPELAVELRWLSGLPPVGDGWRRRAGTQRSHQEQGPPSRPRRVGSLQSRTH from the exons ATGTTTGTCACTGTGATGTTTGGAG gcagggaggggtgcTGGGAGGACCAGCAGAGGGTCCCCAGGCAGAGATACCAGCCCTGCCCTGACTCCCTCTGTGCCCTCCCAGTGACCATTGCTCTCCTGGCTGAGGATGGGCACCTGGTGAACCTGGGTGAGGGACTGGAGGAGGGCCCTTCCCCAGTGCCCTCCCTGGCCAGCATCCTGCTGCAGGAGCGTGGGACCTATGTCCTGGTGCAGATCATCA agggagaggcaggggcccCTACCCGTTATGAGTCCCTCCTGGAGAACCTGGATGACTGGTGTCCAGAGCTGGCAG TGGAGCTGCGCTGGCTGTCAGGCCTGCCCCCTGTGGGTGATGGCTGGAGGAGGCGTGCGGGCACTCAGCGCAGCCACCAGGAGCAAGGACCTCCATCAAGACCCCGAAGGGTGGGCTCTCTGCAGTCCAGGACCCACTAg
- the VPREB3 gene encoding pre-B lymphocyte protein 3 translates to MACWHLALLLTGVLLEVSQPALAQRDSLLVFPGQVAQLLCMLSPRHATVGDYGVSWYQQRAGSAPRLLLYYRSEEDHHRPPDIPDRFSAAADAAHNSCILTISPVQPEDDADYYCFVGIKS, encoded by the exons ATGGCCTGCTGGCACCTGGCCCTCCTTCTGACTGGGGTCCTCCTGGAAG TCTCCCAGCCGGCCCTGGCCCAGCGGGACTCACTGCTGGTCTTCCCAGGCCAAGTGGCCCAACTCTTGTGCATGCTCAGCCCCCGTCATGCCACCGTTGGGGACTACGGCGTGTCTTGGTATCAGCAGCGGGCAGGGAGTGCCCCCCGCTTGCTCCTCTACTACCGCTCAGAGGAGGACCACCACCGGCCCCCTGACATCCCTGATCGCTTCTCTGCAGCCGCGGATGCCGCCCATAACTCCTGCATCCTGACCATCAGCCCCGTGCAGCCTGAGGATGACGCCGATTATTACTGCTTCGTAGGCATCAAATCATAG
- the CHCHD10 gene encoding coiled-coil-helix-coiled-coil-helix domain-containing protein 10, mitochondrial encodes MPRGSRSVAARPASRAAAPSAHLPAHPPSSAAAPATAPSGQPGLMAQMASTAAGVAVGSAVGHVVGSALTGAFSGGSSEPAQPAAQQAPAHAAPQPMQMGPCAYEIRQFLDCSTTQSDLSLCEGFSEALKQCKYNHGLSSLP; translated from the exons ATGCCCCGGGGGAGCCGCAGCGTGGCCGCCCGGCCAGCCAG CCGCGCCGCCGCGCCCTCTGCCCACCTGCCCGCGCACCCGCCGTCCTCGGCAGCAGCCCCTGCCACCGCCCCGTCGGGCCAGCCCGGCCTGATGGCGCAGATGGCGTCCACGGCTGCCGGAGTGGCCGTGGGCTCGGCTGTGGGACACGTCGTGGGCAGCGCCCTGACCGGAGCCTTCAGTGGGGGAAGCTCAGAGCCCGCCCAGCCTGCTGCCCAGCAG gccccagcccacgCTGCCCCCCAGCCCATGCAGATGGGGCCCTGCGCCTATGAGATCAGGCAGTTCCTGGACTGCTCCACTACCCAGAGTGACCTGTCCTTGTGCGAGGGCTTCAGCGAGGCCCTGAAGCAGTGCAAGTACAACCATG GTCTGAGCTCCCTTCCCTGA